Proteins encoded by one window of Cytophagales bacterium:
- a CDS encoding DUF1987 domain-containing protein, with translation MKILKIDPTGDTPAILLDADKGVFKITGRSMPEDAQLFYQTVLDWVTRYAEEPNSETNFVFKLEYFNTASAKLILDILIKLEEIHNRGKKTIFTWYYHANNKDMKEAGEKFGELVEIPYNMLQID, from the coding sequence ATGAAGATATTAAAAATAGACCCTACAGGAGATACACCTGCTATATTATTAGATGCAGATAAAGGTGTGTTTAAAATTACAGGCAGATCAATGCCTGAAGATGCACAACTATTTTATCAAACTGTATTAGATTGGGTCACTCGCTATGCAGAAGAACCCAATTCAGAGACTAATTTTGTTTTTAAATTAGAATATTTCAATACTGCCTCTGCAAAATTAATTTTAGATATCCTTATTAAACTTGAAGAAATACACAATAGAGGGAAAAAAACAATATTCACATGGTATTACCATGCAAATAATAAGGACATGAAAGAAGCTGGTGAAAAGTTTGGTGAATTAGTTGAGATCCCATATAATATGTTACAAATTGATTGA
- a CDS encoding DUF3782 domain-containing protein encodes MMKSTASQSPLTFEKVWQMFQETDKKFQETDKEISKLAGLFTTQWGKLVEALVKPGTLELFKKRGIKVNQFSTNTLSHRKGETMEIDVLLVNDTEVVVGEVKTTAKVSDVKHLIECLKNFKKFFSQYKKYTVYGAIAGLRLDEQCDRYAASQGLFVVEFTGKGLARIKNKKNFIAKKF; translated from the coding sequence ATGATGAAATCAACTGCATCACAAAGTCCATTAACCTTTGAAAAGGTATGGCAAATGTTTCAGGAAACCGACAAGAAGTTTCAGGAAACAGATAAAGAAATAAGTAAACTGGCAGGTCTTTTCACTACCCAGTGGGGCAAACTTGTGGAAGCGCTTGTTAAACCCGGCACCTTGGAATTATTCAAAAAGCGCGGAATTAAAGTAAACCAGTTTTCTACCAACACCCTGTCGCACCGCAAGGGCGAAACAATGGAAATAGATGTGCTGTTGGTGAACGATACAGAGGTAGTGGTGGGCGAAGTAAAAACCACTGCAAAAGTAAGCGATGTTAAACATCTGATTGAGTGTCTGAAAAATTTTAAGAAATTCTTTTCACAATATAAAAAATATACCGTTTATGGCGCCATAGCCGGCTTGCGGTTGGATGAACAATGCGACCGCTACGCTGCTTCACAGGGATTATTTGTGGTAGAATTTACCGGAAAAGGGCTGGCGCGTATAAAAAATAAAAAGAATTTTATTGCAAAGAAATTTTAA